A region of the Halosolutus amylolyticus genome:
CCGTGATCTGGACCGTCTCGCCCCCCTCGAGCGTCGTGTCGACGCCGTCCAGCGTCGCGAGCTTTCGCCCGTCGACGAGGACGTTGATCTCCGATCGGAACTCGTCGTCGTCGTACAGCGCCGACTCAAGTTCCGGGTGCGTGGCGACGACGTCCGCGAGCACCGCGTCGACGGTGTCGCCGCGTGCAGTGAGTCGTTTCTCGCCGACCGCGTCCCGGACGGGACCGTAGAGTACGACCTCGACCATCGCCCTCACTATCTGTGGCAGGTACAAATATATTCGCAATACGTTCGGTTCGTTCCAACGGAGTCCGGGGCCGGGACCGGACGGCGATCGTCAGGGCCAGAGCCCGCGAGCGGTTTTTGCGTCGGCGATTCGCGAGAGTGCGACGACGTAGGCGGCCTCGCGCCACGAGACGTCCCGATCGCGAACCTCGCGCCGGACGTCCCGCCAGGCCGACAGCATCGTCGACTCGAGTTCCTCGTGGACCTCCGCTACGGTCCACTGGCGACGGTTGACGTGCTGGAGCCACTCGAAGTAGCTGACGGTGACGCCGCCGGCGTTCGCGAGGATGTCCGGGACGACGTCGATGCCGCGATCGTCGAAGATTGCGTCGGCGGCGGCGGTCGTCGGTCCGTTCG
Encoded here:
- a CDS encoding MoaD/ThiS family protein yields the protein MVEVVLYGPVRDAVGEKRLTARGDTVDAVLADVVATHPELESALYDDDEFRSEINVLVDGRKLATLDGVDTTLEGGETVQITAAMSGGSHRLLYQRRF